The following is a genomic window from Nicotiana tabacum cultivar K326 chromosome 3, ASM71507v2, whole genome shotgun sequence.
GCTTCTTTTGCGGCCAAAGGCAGTAACCTGGGACTGAAAACGGCCACAAAATCAGCCAAAACTTGTGATTTGATTGCAGTCCTCGGCTTATATTCATATCAAACTCACTGATTTCaactgcccatttggccaaccgacaCGACAACTCGAATTTGTGAAGGATATTCAAAGGTTGTCACAATGGCTATCACGTGAAACTGAAAATAAGGCGTAAGCTTTCAAGATGAGACTACAAGAACTACGACCAGTTTTTTGAGGTGTGGATAACGAGTTTCCGCTCCTGACaaaattttgctaacataatagacaggAGATTGTATACCTTCGTCCTCCTGGATTAGAACGACACTTACCTTTACCTCCAAGACTGCTAAGTATATCAACAACTGTTCGCCTTCCCCCAGTTTTGATAGTAGCGGAGGGCTTGATAGATAATGTTGCAAGTCTTTCAAGGCCTGTtagcattctggagtccattcggAGTTGTTCTTCATCTTTAGAACTGAGAATAAGTGATGATATTTTTCCGGAGATCGAGAAATAAACCTGCTTATAGCAGCCAATCTCCCGGTTAACCTTTAGACTTCTTCATGCTTGTCAGCTGGTTTGGGAtgtcctcgatggctttgatcttatcgggattTACCTCGATTCCCCTTTGTGAAACCAAGAAACCCAAGAACTTACCGGAGCTAACCTCGAACGCATATttttcgggattgagttttatgtTATGCTTCCTCAATATATCAAATGTTTCCTGGAGCTGTTTTAAATGGTCATGTGCATTCAAAGACTTGATCAACATGTCAtctatgtaaacctccattgttttacctattgGTTTTTCGAAAATCTTGTTCATGAGCCTCTGGtaagtggctccggcattttATGCCCGAAGGGCaccacattataacaatatgtgccaaagttcgcTATGAATGAAGTCTTtccctgatcctccgggttcatcttaatttgattgtacccggaatagacatcgaggaaactcatcaactcgtgcccggccattgcatcaatcatttgatcaatgtttggcaatggaaaCAAGTCTTTCGAGCATGCCTTATTCAAGTTtttgtaatctacgcacattcaaatttgtttcttttttggaactacaactacgttagctagccagttgATATACTTTACCTCTCGCATCGAACCAATGTCAAGTAATTGAGTTACCTCTTTCTTAACAAACCTATTTATGACCTCGGCTATTGGGCGTTTCTTTGCCTCACCGGAGGAATTCTTGGGTCCATGCTTAGCTTATGCATGTCCACCTCTAGCAGGATACATGTCATATCCGCGTTctaccatgcaaaacaatcaacgttAATTTTATAGAAATCAATAAACCCTGACCTGAGCTCGAAATTGATTCTTGTTCCTAAGTGAAATTTTCCCTCCAGGAATTCCTCGAACAAAGCTACTTGTTCGAGCTCTTTCGCCGTGGATTTGGTTGCATCCGTCTCTTTCGGTACCTGAAAGTATCTTGGTACCTGGTGGGATTCTGACGTCCCCTCATCTTTATCATCTTCGCTCGACTCAAGAGTAGGCGTCGGTTCCTATAATTACTATTTGTTGGGTTCCTTCCCTTTACTGCTGGAAACTGATATTGCGTTCATTTCTCTTGCTACCGGTTGATCTTCTCTTATTTGCTTAATCCCCTCTAGAGTCGGGAATTTTAGTACTTAATGATAAGTTGATGGTACAACCTTCTTCTCATGCAATTGTGGTTTACTGAGAATTATGTTGTAGCCCTTGTCACCGTCCACTACTCCAACTAAAGTGGTTTTCATGACCCCTTCGGTGTTCGTGGGCAGCACGATCTCCCCTCGAGTTGTCACACTTGCCAGATTGAACCCAGCGATGAGCTTTGTCGCTGGAATGATACTTCTGACTAATTTGGCTTATTCTAGCACTCTCCATTAAATGATATTGGCCGAACATCCTAGGtcaaccaaaacacgtttaatcttaaaatctataACATTAAGGGAAATTACTAGGGCATCATTGTGCGGAAGGAGAAGTCCATTGGCGTCTTCTTCCGTGAAGGTGATGTCATCTTCAGTGACTTCCCGGAGTCTTTTGCTATGAGTCACTGATACCTTTGTCTTCTTGGCTGCCAAGAAATTTACACCATTAATATCATTCCCCTCGAAAATCATGTTGATTGTTAGTCGATGGGGCTCCTTGAGATGGTTATTCTTCAATAGTGTTGCCACCTCCTCACAAAGATGCCGGCAGTCCCCAATTCGGTGGTCATGAGTCCCATGATATTCGCCTACAAGTTAGGTTCCCTCTGGCTGAGATCAAATCTGATCGACTTTGAGAATCGTGCCAATTTGATATTCCTTATGGCTGATACCAACTCCACGATGCTAACGTTGAAATTATATTCTAATAGCCTAGGATAAGCGGAATCCCGGGAATCCAATACCTTTTTGTCCTGCAACGACCTATTGTTCCGGCTACAGTCAGTTCTTCTATCGGGGGCGAACCTATCCATGAACCAGAACCCTTTACTATCGTGTCCTTTGGTCTCTCGTACATTAAGAATCGGCCCTTAGAAGATCGTCGGTCTGTCTGAAAATCATCTTTGAATTTATCCCTATTCATGTCTCGATCCCAACCCTTGGTTGATATCGGGAAaccgagttgatcatcttctaTTTTTATCCTTGATTCATAACGGTTATAGACGTCTACCCATGTCGTTGCTTGAAATCCGAGCAGGCTTTCTTTCAACTTTCGGGAGGCATCAAAGCTCCTTAGGTTCAAACCCTTAGTGAATGTCTCAACTGCCTATTCATCTGGCACGGCCAGTAacaacatcctttccttctggaaCCTAATCACGAACTCATATAGAAATTCAAACTTTCCTTGCAAAATTCTGAATATGTCCGCCTTCCGGGCCTGGACCTTCTTGGCCCCGacatgggccttgatgaaagaatctgcgagcatttcaagagaatcaattgaatatttgagtAAAAGCAAATGCCATGTCAAGGTCCCTCTCGTGAGggtttctccgaatttctttagcAGAATTGACTCAATCTCATGTTGGGCCTAGTCATTTCCTTTTACTGTCATTGTATAAGTTGTGACGTGCTCCTGAGGGTCAGAAGTCCTATCGTACTTCAGTATGTCCGACATTTTGGACCATTTCAGAATCAATTCCGGTGATGTGCTCGGTTTAAACGGCAATTAGGTTTACTTCTTCCACTCTGGGCCCTTTAACACTGGTGGTGCGCCTGGAATTTGGTCCATTCGAGTGTGGAACTCTTTCGCGTTCTAATTCATCCGCTCATTAATTTCTCTCATGAATCTCATGAGTTCGGTTTTGAAAGGATCATTGTTGTTGTCGTGACCAGATCCACTACCTATCCCCCCGGCTCCGTCGAAGCCGACCTCACCCCTCGGAGTGTTGTTATCAACTCTTTGAGCCGCTTGATTTGTGGGAACACCGGTAAGAGATGGTCATCTTCCGTTTGCGTTGTTGGAAGTGCGTGATAATGCCTGCTTCAATTTCGGCATGACCTGGTACTGCCTTGAAACAGGGCCCATGATGGCTTTTTGTTGCTCCCTCAAGATCCTTACCGTTTCCGCAACATGCTCGTCCTCAGCGTCATCGGGAGTCATTTCCCTCACATGTCGGGGATATTGTCCCCCATGGGACGGAGTTGCTATGTCCCCCTCATTgggggtgtcactgattgaatcttTATGTTGAGACACATTTTCGTGTGCCTCAACGTTGTGCGCGATGTTCACGTTGTTAGCTGccatttttttagatttttgatatgaaacaaaaaatcaaacaagttagtGATAGATGCAAGTATCAACTCAATTATGCAACTGcctaagccccacggtgggcgccaaactgtttacccgtaaaatgatacagttgaatttgttacgtgatttatagacaagcgaactgatttgatccaaaatgataaacaaattaaaCTAAAGATAAGATTCAGCGtaaaaatcaaaggaaatagCAAGTCTGGCTCCGGGAGCAATGTTTCCAAGGACAACGGTATGAGCAATATTAGACAGAAAGTAAAGTTGTATTATTTAGCTTGAGAATAAAATATAGCATAAGTTTTGCTAGAGATTTCGTGTGTTACAAAGGTTGTTGAAATCCCTTTTTATAGCTATATCTAGAGAACAAGATCTTAGGATCAGGCCCCTCTCAAATAACAATAATGTGGGTCATCGATGAATATGTAATAGCAggccatgaatgccaaaattctctgcaaCGGCGGCATATTTAATACTGAGGAATATTGTTCATTAAATTGCTTCCATTGACTATGTTCCCTTCGGGATCTACCTGATACCAACTTAAGATATTGTCCTCGGTCTTGGTTTTCATTCCCTTTATCTTCCGTCTGCTTCCATTTTCATGTAGCATGTAATCATTCGAGCATTTAATATAAACCAATTTTACCCCGTATATTTATATAGAAGATCATTTCTAATGTTACCAGGCTGAGTTTCTGTAGAACCGGTGCCTTCTATACCAAATGTTGAACACGTCTATCAGTTTGCCTTTCACGCCTTCATTTTCCGTAGAAACAAGATGCATGGTTCTCTGCTTTTAGCCAATTAACTGATCACTTTTGAGATTACCAGAAAATGCACGTCTTTCTCTCTTTGAGTGCATTTCTTCTCGTTATGCCCTAATGTACCATAGCAGAAACCCAACTAAGGTAAATTTTTGTACTTTAACCTTATCCATTTTGTTTCAAATCCTAATTTAATCGACTTCCCAGTTCCCACGAGATAATGGCTTGTTGATGTTCATCACCCTAAAACACAAACTGAAAGAAATTGGTCTCGAGTTTGTTGACCTTAAAACTAGCTATACGAATTTACCCAAAACCAAGGCCATCGTAATTTTCATACCTACAAAGTTAACCTTTTTATTGGAGATTACCTTACCCAAAAAGAATTTAACATTTCTTGACATCTTGAGTATCTATCTCCACAACGGTTTTTTCTTCGTCAGTCAAAATGAAATTTCACACTGTAGCTGTAGGGCAGTAATCTTTTACAGGAGACgtttgttcaaaaaaaaaaaaattagatggATGATAAAGACAATCTGGATTAAACTAGCAGTTGCCTAAGGAACATGCGGCAGCTTTAATGAGAGCGTTGATGAACTAGCTTCAAAATGGCAGTTCAAAAATGTTTAACTTTCCTATGGAAAAGGAAAAAACTAAGACCAAAGAGAAACATCATAACAATTAACAGGTAATTGGTCGCTAGTTGATAAAGGGATGTTCACGATAGAGAATTTGTCTAAAATGTTGAAATAAGCGTCACCAAATGTAACATCGACAGCTGCAGTGTGATGATTGAGATTTCTCTACCCTCAATTAGAGGGTGTTCTGTGTTCTAAGTACtttgaaaaaattcaaaaataatcagatttacaagtggtcattcaaaaatagccacaatttcaaaagtaatcgaaatttagccacttttcatgtaaagataaatctgaagaAAATACTATCTAAAATTCGGAAAactactccagtataatatactagaattccctggagtttcagtataatatactagagttccagtatattataccggTCCACAGTGGCGTACGCAGGATTTTTCATAAGTGGTGTCACTATTTCTAGTAAAAGGGTCGTAACagtcaaaaaatattttgcaGACCAAGGGAGTTCAAACCCAAGACCTCTCACATAATACTTGAAGCTAACACACTACACTACTAAGATGTTTTGTTGCAAGTGGTATCACTTTTAATAGTTTTATCTTGTATTTCtgttttacttattatttttatatatataaatagtaaAAAATTTCGACGAAGCGGTGTCCTGTGACACCGCTTGCCACCATATAAATACGCCCCtgccggtccagcataatatactggagattggagcaccggtgctcagatctccagtatattatactgacactttccgcgtgttggagctCCAGCATActatgctgaaagttcatacacaggtgcactaatctccagtatattatgctggaacttttcgtgttgcagcaaaatagtggctatatTTCAATGACTTTGTAaacgctagctatttttgaatgaccagtccgaaaactggctagctcgTGCTATTTTTACTGAAAAACTTCTTCACTGGGTGTTCAGGCCCTCAGAATGAAAAACTTATTAGTGGAGAGATCTTAATCCCGTCAGTGGATCTATCTGGCGCTAATCCGAATTAATAATAGACTATGAATACTCCTTAAATAAGTTTATTAAATAccaatattttaaatattaaagttCAATATTTGCGTAAGCATATATAAATTAAGTCTATATAAGTAACTGGAAATACTCCTTAAAAAAGTTTTTCTAAATAGGCgcttggacataaaaattataatttttgagaAAAAGTAGTATTcgaagttaagttgaaaaattatttttggaatttgaatttATGCTTTGGCATACATTTCACATGAAAAGATATTGCTTTTTGTGTGTGGGgaaaaaattctgaaaaatttgaaaaagtggttttttttaaaactcattttcgaaaaatctccaataacttacaaaatttcatggacaaacacgtttttgaaaaaaaaatcagaaaaaaaaaaagaaaaaataaatgtaTGGACAAACGGGTCTTAAAGTTTAGTATTTGACAAATTATTATTGCAAATACCGAATTTTAACATTTTAAATGGAAATATTATTTGTGAAAGTTAAAGATTTGTTAGGGAAGATTGAAGATTTTATAAGCTCAAGTTAAAATACACCCTCATATCACAAATTTAACTTAAATTTGCCTAAAAATATAGTAATAAAAACTTGTTTTGGAACTTTATTTCCATTTTTACGcaatttctttttcaaccaacaacaaaaaaaaaaatcagtttttacaaaaaaatatgatTTGATCAGAAAAggagttaaaaaaaaaattgccaaAAGTTTTAGGGGTAACTTTTTAAGAGGGAAAAGTGCCGCGCAAGTTTGAGTATTCAACATCAGAATTCCTCGTCCTGTAATATAGGGTTTTGACTATATTTAGCTTCAAAACAATTTACTCATCTGGAGCTGAAAAACCAGCCAGAAGAATCGTTGAGCCTCGTAGCTGATCACGGTTCGTCATTCACTCTTTATAATTGCGAGATCACCAACTGTTTCTGCTTAATCCATAATTTTACACTTGTTTATTATTAAATGATCAACTTgcttattttttaataattatatcgGGTAATATACTATGCACCAAAGTTTAGCAGATAAAAAGACATGTTTCTGTATTGACGCCATAACCCTGCCCAAGGGCGGTCCAAGGGTCAAGTCACTAAAGctagaaaaatagacttcaatttaaaatataaataaattttttataaggTCCAGTTTAAAAAttggctttaggccaccaatCTTCTTTAGCCACCTCTGCTTGGGTATGATGACTTTTAACTTGGATTGATCTTTTATAGAATAAGTTTTTTTTGTTTGCATTATCAAACACCAAACAAGCCGGAACACTGTCATTCTCTTCGATGTTGGTTTATGTTCTCTGCGTTTTAATCATTTTTGTTGAGTTACCCTTTTGATTATCACAAATATCTTCTTTCAGTTCCCATGTGAAActcttatttactatttattttcGTAATGTCTTTTATTTCTTACGTTTTGCTATTGTCTCCTAGTAATATATAGTATATGAGTCATTTCTTGATCGGTATCTTATTCTTTCATTGTTCTCAATTTTCACTGGGTTATTTGCAAAATCAGTACACACATCATTTCTGGATAAGGTAAATAGGAATAGTATGATTCGAAGGCACAATAGAAAATAGTAATGCTTCAAAAAACAGAATATTTAGCATAGTTCTTAAACGAcatgtgtttttttttcttgttgaaaAAGGAGTTGAAGATGCATATATTGCTATAGTTTTAATAGCAGTCCGTAGTGCTTTTAAATTGCTTTAATTATTCCTATTTTCCCTATCCAATGTAAAGGATAAGATGCAAATAATATGTTTTGCATATATTAGGGGAATTGAGCCGTGTAAACCCTTGAATTTTGCATACTATAAATTATGCATAATTTAGATGGGTCCTCTGAGATTACTGCATATATACAATCTTTTACTATGACTGTCCTTTTATGCTGTGCCTGGTTTGACTGGTTGAGAGATCAAATTATGAGCTgctattatttcagagttaggaATTTAACAATGTTTGAACTAAAGCTCTAGTTCATAGTACAAAAAGGTAAAGTAGTTTGTAGGGAAATGCAACTTCGACATAAGAGTGATCCAAGTAGAAAGTTCATATTCGTATGAATTCCTTGGATAaaacaatcaatcaatcaatcagcTATATGAATCTTCTAAATCAAATTTATTCTATGCTCTTGAATTTCATGCATTACTAACTTTTGAGAACAGTATTTCTGTCAACCTTATTACTGTAAGAATAAAGAATTTCTAGTGATTTTAAACATATCAAGCTACTCTCTGATGCCTTCCTAATCTCTTTTCTTCAACAAGAGATCAGACCGTACCTAAGAGAGAACGGTGCTCCTACTTCAAATTGTTCCCTGTAGTACAATCAATTTTCTTATAACTAGCTGCTTCTGTATCCTTTCTCTAATTCCTGAAATTTGCAACTAATTTATGTATAATTTAGATGGGTCAAGATTCAGCTGAAGATGTATGGTCAATGCCAAATTGGCCTCCacatgtagaaaaaatatttgttGATTCATTGATTGAAGAAATGAAATACCAACTGGATGTGATCCCAACTAGTTTCAATGATCACACATGGAATAAAGTTGTCAGTGACTTCAATCAATGCAGTGGTTTGAATTTTGATAAGGCAGAGTTGAAGAAACATCTGTCTGTTTTGCGAAAACATTATCGGATTGTGAAACCACTTTACAAACATGGTGGATTTGGTTGGGATAATCGGAGAAAGATGGTTGACGTTGATGATCGCGTGTGGGCCGAGTACATTGAGGTTTGATTTTCAGTTCCATTTTATCACTTTCATCCAATATTTTATCAGTtttgacaagaggggttgctctgatggtaagtaacatccacttccaaccaagaggttgtgagttcgagtcacccaagagcaaggtggggagttcttggagggaaggatgccgagggtctatttggaaacagcctctctaccccagggtaggggtaaggtctgcgtacacactaccctccccagaccccactagtgggattataatgggttgttgttgttgttttgtaaTGAAATAATCTTTTGTAGGTACATCCTGAGATAATACCATATAGAAAATATGGGTGCCCTATATGTGAGGAGTTGTGTCATATTTTTACCAAACCAAAAGCTACTGGGGAATTTGCTGTTTCTTCTACTGGATACAAGATCCACAACAACAATCCTGGATTAACAGAAACGAGCCACTCTAGTGGGCAAAACAAACGCAAGTCGTCTACAGATCAGCCACCAAAATCAGGTGACAATAAGAGAAATAGTGTTGGTCCTGACAATTCAAAACAAGTCAAcacttctgatgatgatgaaccaTATTCAACAGCTAATTCTGTTGTGGCTCTAAATAACACACCAGGAGTTAATCAGAGTCTATATAAAGCTGCTGTGGACTTGTTCGAAAATCCAACCTGGAGGAAAACTTTTGTGACAATGAAAATGGAGAAAAGGTTGGGCTGGCTGAAggccatgattcctagaaaaacATGACTTTAACAGGAACTGGGCAGTGAAAACGAGGATATCAGGTGTTTGAGTCGGTTGAACGCTTTGTACCTTATTGTGGCGGGCATTATAAGTTGCATGATGTTTGGTCCTTTTAGTTTTTTCTAGAAGAAACGGAAAAGAGTTTTAGTTCTATGATCTGACAATAATATATTAGTCAAAGACATTAATTGTATGCCTATGTATTTCTGTGCATTACTAATCCAGCATTATTTATATTTGAATTTCTGCATTGGAGTTATTTATAATCAACTTGTGATGCCCGTGCGTGGATTTGTGGTTGTTTGGATGATCCTACAAGGATTTGGAATGTGAACGAAGACAACAATCTGTATTACTCAAAGGCATTCCTGATgttatgtgtgtgtgttttgagttttaaaaatgataaagagGAGCCTGGAGCTGTATATATCTTGAGAAATTAAGTTCAAAACTTGCGTGCAACAACTTTGAAGATAGTGAAATTAAGGAGCTGAAGCAACAACTTTTGTGATTTGTAGACAAGGTACGTAGTAAGGAGCTGAAGCAACTGTTAGATTATTAAATCGCAGCCATAGAAGAGACGAAGACCCAATCATACAGATATAATATCATAATCTTGAGTTAGAGTCTAAGGAAGCGTACCGTTAAACTCCATGGATTCAGCAGCGATAACAAACGGCGATTAAGCCTGAGACCAACTTCACGATTCACTAGCTACGCGCTCTCACAGCCTGACACCAACTTCACGATCCACTAGCTACGCGCTCTCACAGCCTGGAGAACTTGACTGTTACCACGTATTCAAGAGGCGAATACGCTAGGGTTTTTCTAAATAGCTAGGAAAGGGGGGTTGGCCTCTATTTATAAAGAGTGTCTACCCATCACAGGCCAATAGTTATTGGGCCTCACTTATCCACACACAATTTTTAATATTAGGCCTTTTATTTATCCATCACTTAGGCCACATCACTATCCTTTAAGGCTATAACCAATTAACGTAAGTCCAAATTTCAATAGCAAGAACGTAACTTTGCTAGGTAACTTTGAAGATCGTGAAATTAAAGAGCGCAAACTGCTGCATTAAGAAGCTGAGTACGTTGAGCCTACTATGTACTTACTGGATGTGTTTGCATTTCCTACACTCTCATGCAACTTGTGGATTTGATTCTCCAATTGACAAAACCATCCTAAAATTCATATCCCATTCTATGCTACCCGGTCAACATAATGGCACTGCTCGCTCTATTTTGCTTCTAGAATGGCTCTAAAAACGTTGGATTCCCACTGCAACAACAACTATCCAATAAaatcccacatagtggggtctgggggtaatatgtacgcagaccttactcctgcCCTGAtcgggatagagaggctgtttctgatagaccctcggctcgatAAGACGAAAACAGAGTTAAAAAAAACAAGAGGAGAGAATTCATTAGTAAATCCAGTAGAAATCGAAATAGTAACAGAAACATAAAAATCGAAAGATGAATAACATGCAGTAACAGTAACCATAATCTAAGGCCCGGGTCTAAGACAAACAACAAGAATAGTGTGGGACCAATATAAACTGCAAGCCATCTAAGACCAACCCTAATCCAACCCCGCCTCACCCCCGGAATGAAGTAAGGAAAGCTTTACTACCCCTATCCTACAACCCTAATGTTTGACCTCcagaccttcctatcaagggtcatgtcctcggaaatgtGCAATCGTGTCATgtcttgcctgatcacctctccccaatacttcttaggtctccctctacctcttctcgaacCCACCAcggccaaccgctcacacctccttaccggtgCCTCGAGGCTTCTCCTCTgcatgtgcccgaaccatctgagtctcgcttcccgcatcttgtcatccacaggAGCGACGCCCACCTTCtttcgaatatcttcattcctaatcttgtctaTCCTAGTGTGTCCGCACATCTACCTTAGCATCCGCATCTCTGCTACTCTTATCCTCTGGATATGGGAGTTCTTAACCGgacaacactctgccccatacaacatggccggtctaactacAGAGTGAGCAGTATTTGTGCCTCTTTTTGGATTCCCACtgcaaaaagataaaataaaataaaaagagtgaGCAGTCAGGGCATGTAAAGCATTTGTGCTACGATTTATACCGGTATTAAATTTATGCCTCCCCTAAGGgatcgtttggtatgaggtataagaaggtatatgggtggtataaaaatttaataccacttTAATACTCTGTTTGGTTGGGATACGATTTATACCGGTATAAGTTATGTCGGTATAACTTATAatgggataagttatgctgggattagttatgttgggattattgtttattcattgtttggtatgttgtattaagaatgacaattgcataatttctaagaagaaggtataagttatgtCAGTACTAATTATCCCAtcttctataaggtataagttatcccagtgttaaaattaacaccgggataacttttacctggtttgctaaccaaacaaaatattaaggtggtattaaatttgTATACCACCCTtgtaccttcttatacctcataccaaacgacccctaaatgtGCATGTTGCACCTGATAATAGGCTAAAGTGTATAGTTTTGCCTACGTTCAGGCTCTAACTTAAGGATACTTTACTGTTGTAAGTGTGtaaataatgcaaaaattagCTTTAATGGTGACTTTTATGTTTCATAGGAGTGCAATAATCAAATGAGGACTTATGATGGTGATCCGGGCAAAAATTGGAGTTAGTGGacaaaaaaagggaacaaacctCGTTGGCAGTGgaaaaccccactagcgcgggCATTAGCGCGGCCTTAGCGCGCCCGCGCTAGTTCAGCAGTCCAAAACAGAATTAAATCCCACTAGCGC
Proteins encoded in this region:
- the LOC107778864 gene encoding uncharacterized protein LOC107778864, yielding MGQDSAEDVWSMPNWPPHVEKIFVDSLIEEMKYQLDVIPTSFNDHTWNKVVSDFNQCSGLNFDKAELKKHLSVLRKHYRIVKPLYKHGGFGWDNRRKMVDVDDRVWAEYIEVHPEIIPYRKYGCPICEELCHIFTKPKATGEFAVSSTGYKIHNNNPGLTETSHSSGQNKRKSSTDQPPKSGDNKRNSVGPDNSKQVNTSDDDEPYSTANSVVALNNTPGVNQSLYKAAVDLFENPTWRKTFVTMKMEKRLGWLKAMIPRKT